From the Papaver somniferum cultivar HN1 chromosome 2, ASM357369v1, whole genome shotgun sequence genome, the window aagttcggatccgactcacaccgtaAAATTTTGAGGCTTGAAAATTACAGGCTGGTTTTTGAGATTAAGCGCAAAGAGAATAGTATTATCGTTTTAAGTGCGATTGAGGGTTTCCTTCTGAACCCCAGGATTGGTTCTGTAAAACTAAAGGTATTCTCCTAATATTGATGCACCTTAGCGTGGTAGTCTCTGAGGGACTCTGATTGCATCTtgctttgtgattatttttgagactttgAAGGATTCGACTTTTCCTAGACcaggcagccacctgactttGTGATTTACGTCAGGTTTGAAATTTAGTCataatcaccatcttgaagaggataaattcatgaacaatccttgtgtattttatgttcttggtataagGTTAAAATCCGAATGAAATGATGATATCATTTTGGCTTCTGAAAGAACCCTTAGtagcgctaaaatccacgcttgaactaGATTTTTGAGATCTCGCTAAAATCGAAATATTTACTCGACCTGAAGTTCGAGGACATGCTAGCATAATAAAACTTTCCTGTATATACcagagtatctagttttgatgctcGTAATACTTATCGTGCTTCTTAATTAGCACCATTACTGGGAAGTGATCGATCTATCTGATACGCACGTTGAatttatggtccagaagtaccatacatggacataatgcatgcattatcttgtgTTTTCTAACTTTTGTTTTGCAAGTTATACTTTTAGATGCTGAAATTGATTCTACAgtatttatgagtttacaaaagacCTTTCGttgttatgcctgaagttaaagcggGAAATAAATTGGTACGCAATGTACTGAGGATTTAAATGCGAGGTGAACAATGGCGATTGTGCACCCGGCGCAAGACCTGCAGTCAGTCCTCCATAAACTGCAAATGGTAAAGCGGTTTTCCGAAGACTATATAATGTTTGCACCACCAGCCGCTTTAAGAAGTCATGCTTCAGGAGGAGTAAACTCATAGAATCTTTGGATGGACTaaaacgcgttgtactctttttgcTTCCCTAAGGTTTTGTCCCGTTGGGTTTTCCttatcaaggttttaacgaggcagcatatgcgtgttCAGCACCATTATCAggcgacgtccgttgtactcttttcctctgGTCTGGTTCTGTCTCACGTGGTTTTCCAgacaaggtttttaacgaggcaacatgctCTTCGACGTCGGCATTATTCTGAATTTTGGTGGTTAGGTTTTGTCCCAAGCGGTTTTCCTGGCACaagcgttcaggttttgtccccaagtggttttcctgacggAGGCGTTCAGgctttgtcccaagtggttttcctaacgCAATTTTTGATGATGGAAGTATTTCTCGGCGCTAAGGATttatcccaagtggttttcctggtgccggtgttcaggttttgtcccaaatggttttcctgacgcaactTTGAAAGAGGAAGCATTTCATGACGGTGACCAACCTCactctaagttcaagtttttcctaaatggttttcctgacgcgATTTCGACGACGGGAGAAAATGTGCAACTAGCATCATCACTTTGAAGCTACCGATGTTGTACTTTTCGAATGAATTTTGTCCCACTGGATTTTAccgacaaggtttttaatgaggcaacgtttTAGAATGGTggcatccaagggggagtgttgaaAATGTGACGTGTTTAAGATGGATGCTCACCAATATGTGGGGCCCACATCTTATTTATACTATCAACACATAGGATATACACCTGTCACTTATATATGCATAATGATCTGCATGAAGTGATGTTTATCACCTGATTTGTTACTGTATAAATACCCCACTAGGGGCTCGGTTAAGAACTAagaaagaaatgaaaagatgGAACTACGGTTCCTTTTCCCTTTCTCCACTAtggtttttgttattctttacATTAACAAAACATTATACTATTCAACATTGTGTGGCCATTAAGAGTTAATAAGGAAAGAACTTTACAACTTCCATCCTTATAGTAATTTATTATCAAACACCATTTATTAGTGCCATTTTATGAAGGTGAATACTAGTTAAGGTGTTGTATAGAAACAGTACCAAGTAATACCAACTAGCTATTTATATAGTACACTGCATATTTACCTAGCCTATTATAACATCTTGTTGATTTTCTCATTCTCCTTTTTGGCGAAACTTCTTTATTTCATACTCGGTGAAGCCTACACAACAACTaggtcaataacaacatcaacaacaactaggaGTCCAGGaggctctttctttcttttgtctCGTTTTGTTTTCTCCTTTGTAGTATTACTTGGATCTTAACTAAACACGTTACTACTGTTCCCATCCTCTAAAAAGAACTAccagatattttcatagaatatgCTATCCCACCTTTAAGAATTTTTGCCCTAAAAGTAATGTTCCAATATCTCTTTACTTATTATTGTAGAGTGTAGCCGATCCTTCCTTTGGGGGAGAGGTTGGCATGGGTGTGGTGTATTCCATCCCAAATGTACCTATATGACAAACCAGGTGGAAGGACCCAGACGCCCAAGGAATCCAACATGTTTAGGCTTCTCCCCAGTAAGCATGCATCAGCTCCTAGTATCTGTTCACTAGCTCCTTCAATCTTTGCAGCTGAATATTTATCATTTTGATTTAAATGTAGAGGGCGCAGGACTGATATTTGTACTCAGTCTTGATTATAGGACTGTCATTGAAGCACTATATACATGCAAACTCCCTGCTACCCCTATGCTTGCTGTGGTGTTCAGGCTTCATAGTCAGAAGAAAAATAGACAAAACAGATGAGATGCGTATGCCAACATCTCTGCCGCGTATTTTCTAAAACTAAAGTTACGGACAGTGTGCTTCTTGCCTTCTTGTGATGGCCAAATTGGTGGATGCACCTAACAACGACCAACAGTAATAGATGGAAAATAAAAAAGCTAGAGCAAATTAAGAATTATAAGTCTCataaaagagaataaaagagTTAAAGTTAGTAGAGAAATTATTGTCGGATTAAAAGGATAATGGCATTGAGTCAGACAACATGCTGTCAGTAGAACAAACCAAAATTGGTGACCGACCAATCTGCTTCAATGGATTCACTTGTACCGAATGACCTAACAAATTGATTGAGAACCTTTTTATGCTAATCAGGAAAATCTCAACTTTATATAATGGTGCAGAAAAAGTTTCTAAATATGTAACCAAATGTATAAATGAGAATAACATCCAATTCTGTCCAAATATTCTGACTGCCTGAGAAAGAATGATATGTTCTATCACTTTTCACCGAAACTCTGTATTATGTATGGGTAGAAAAATATGAATGAAATTTACTTTCGGAACCTGTTAGTCTTCAATGACAGTTCGCCAAGACATTTATTGCTTTTCTCAAGTAGTTTCACTCTTTCAAGTTAGCAAGAACTCTTGAAAAACAACATACTGAGCTTCAAGAAGGATTGCATCCTAGACAGAGACTGTATTTCGAATTTAGTTCACTATATTAGGAAGTAGAAAAGACTGAACACTGAATATGAAAACATCAGTTTATTACCTTGAGCCTCATGCAAAGACAGGCTCTAAATTAGAAGCCTTCAAGCGAATCAATCCCCATTTTGGCATATGCTTACATATTCGAGAAAATTCATTCCAGCAGGTCATTAATGAAATCAGATTTAACAACTGACCTTCACAAACAACAGTTGATGGAATTGGAGTTCCTTTATTACTGTCACATTTCATCAAACCATTCGCTACCCCTAACAATCTGAACAAAGTCAGATTAGGAGTCTTACATAGTTCTTCAGTTATTAATGGTATAGACACCGACACACCATCACGGAAGTAAAAGCTAAAGTGGGTATACGTATAATTCTCCTACAAGCTTGATCAGGAGAACTCTCGGTAAAAAGAGATTCAAAAATATCAAGTTCCTGGTGAAGATCAAGTATAGAACTGAATTCAAAATACACCCAGTAGAAGAAACAATGACCATTATAAAAAAGAAAACTTTGATTCATTACCTCAATCCTCATAAAAGACATGCTCTAAAATATGAGCTTAGTGCCCATTTTGGCATGTGTGGTATACAGTTTTGCATTGATAATACAGTATTACATAAACTGTTTGCTTTCTCCCTCGCGAAGCGACATCGATATCTCTTACACCTCTTTATAAATTACATTGAGAGAACAAAAAAGCAAAAAACAACTACAAACCTGACACATAAGTAGAATCTCAAACTAGTTCTTTTTCTTCACATAAAGGGAATTTAAAAGCAGAATGATTCTGAAATGAAGTCAAGTTCAATGATGACACACCTTTGAGACTCTTCATATTTGCTAAAGCACCATTTTTTATCAGATATGAAGCAACTTCAGAATGACCGGCTTCAGTGGCACAGTGCAATGGTGTATAACCTGCATCATCAACAAGATCAACTTGAGCTCCGTTACTCATTAAAAGTTTTACGCTTTCCGTTTGACCTTTGAATGAAGCTCTATGAAGAGCAGTCCAACCATTTTGATCTCTACTGTTGATTATCGCTCCTTTTTCAATACAACTTCTCAATCCATGAACATCTCCTAATGTTGCTGCTCTATGTAAAACATCGCTTAACCTAAGCAAATCAAGTAAATGAGAATGCCCGTTATCAATTGCAACTAAAAAAGGTGTTTTCCCATCACTATTAATCGAGTACTTCGAATACGAAGAACATTCTAATAAGAATTCTACAACTTGCCTCCGCCCTTCGGAAGCTGCACAATGTAACGGTGTACAGCCATTATTATCAACACAATCAGTATCACCTCCTTTACTGACACAAAACTTCAAAGCATCTAAATTCCCATGAATTGCCGAAACATGAATGGGTGTTCGACCATATGAATCAACAGAATTAACCAAACACCCAAACTCACAAAACAAACCCATCAAATCTACTCGATTTATCGCTGCTGAATCATGTAAAAACCAATCAGTTGAACCATTAATCTCACAACCAGATTCAATCAAAACCATAACCACATCTATATTACCTGAATTAACAGCTGCAAACAACAAAGATTTCCCATTTGATAAATCCCTAAAATTCACATCACCACCAGCATCAATCAAAGCAGAAACAAACCTAGGGTTTCCCTTACCAACAGCATACCAAAGAAGAGACGTAATCTGAGTTTTGGTACAATTACCAATTGCTTTAGACAAGATAAAATTACTCTCCAAGGTCTGAAAACAAGGTTCAGAAATCAAGAACCTTGCAACAAATTCACCAACAAAAGAGATGGGtaagtttgcatctctgaagatatGAGAGGCACCAGGTTTTGTAAAAAATCTGTGGAGATCATCTTGATTAGCTTTACCTGTTGGTAGAATTGTTGTACGAACATGTAAAGAATCAATTGGAGATGAAATTTGCGGGAGTTCTGATGGTAAAGCGAGAAATAGAGTAAAATTTGATGAAGCGAGAGGTGAAAGAACAGAAAAAGGTTGACTGATTGAGAATAAATTAGGATTTGTAGTGGTTACAGAAACTGCAATAGACATGGTATGCATAAGATTTGTTAGCTTGAAACTTGTTGAAcatttttggtttggtttgaaaaCAAGGTTTAGTTCTTTTGCATCCACTGTTACTAGTCTATCCATAAGTTATTAGAATTGCAGAATTGGAGGAGAAATAATTTGGGTCAAGAActgaagatggagaagaaaattCAAGAAGGGGGATGGAAACAGTTTACTGTTGGAATTTTGGTGGTTAGTTTATCCTTATGTGGGACCTACCTAATTGCTCATATACCGTTGGATTTTGGAAAAACTTGCAAAGAAATTAGAAACCACATCATTATCTACGGTTAAAGTCGACCTTTTTTAtttgaaggaaaaataaatttcattattttgattttttttccttttttttttctgtgaAAGAATAGTCCATTTATTTTTTCTAACATTGAACTTCCACGGGGCAAGACATCCCCATCGCATCATTCATTACAATTACATTAAGAAAGTCCGGACATGAGTTGTACCATATACAAGTACATATGTTTTTTTCCTATTTGTAATTGTTGTTGTGTTGCCAGGTCTGCCAATCCATCCGCCGCTTGGTTTGCTTCTCTGTAGATGTGTGCTATAGAGTAGGTCCAATATGTTGAAGATGGAGTCGTATTTCCTGTATCATGTTTCGAATGATCCATGATGCTTGGTTGTTGTCGTTTTCCAGAAGGGATAATGGTGCTTTGGAGTCTGTTTCAAAGACGATGTGAGTCCATCTTTGGTTACTCGCCATTCTTGTTGCCAGTAGGAAGGTCCATGTTTCTGCCACCA encodes:
- the LOC113350181 gene encoding serine/threonine-protein phosphatase 6 regulatory ankyrin repeat subunit C-like; translated protein: MDRLVTVDAKELNLVFKPNQKCSTSFKLTNLMHTMSIAVSVTTTNPNLFSISQPFSVLSPLASSNFTLFLALPSELPQISSPIDSLHVRTTILPTGKANQDDLHRFFTKPGASHIFRDANLPISFVGEFVARFLISEPCFQTLESNFILSKAIGNCTKTQITSLLWYAVGKGNPRFVSALIDAGGDVNFRDLSNGKSLLFAAVNSAAINRVDLMGLFCEFGCLVNSVDSYGRTPIHVSAIHGNLDALKFCVSKGGDTDCVDNNGCTPLHCAASEGRRQVVEFLLECSSYSKYSINSDGKTPFLVAIDNGHSHLLDLLRLSDVLHRAATLGDVHGLRSCIEKGAIINSRDQNGWTALHRASFKGQTESVKLLMSNGAQVDLVDDAGYTPLHCATEAGHSEVASYLIKNGALANMKSLKGVSSLNLTSFQNHSAFKFPLCEEKELV